A genome region from Eremothecium cymbalariae DBVPG#7215 chromosome 4, complete sequence includes the following:
- the HCR1 gene encoding translation initiation factor eIF3 core subunit j (similar to Ashbya gossypii ACR229W) — protein MSWDDNEFEVPDVAKDQPIVESWDDDFRDDGEEALLESWDAEEKEVSKPKKKAVTVNKERKSVDKVLLDIDTLDEKTRKELLRKAELDSDLNNAADLFGGLGVAEEHPRARALRKEQDLEESLSKPAGFTKQTPFETHPLFVELETKADYQELRKALSSAITGVAKKSQLNYSSALAIDLIRDVAKPLSIESIKQSVATLNLLIREKEKQERQARLSKVKGGTATGGAGKKKAKTARPNLGGAFKKDQEFALDNADYGDFDDGDFM, from the coding sequence ATGTCTTGGGACGACAATGAGTTTGAAGTACCTGACGTTGCAAAGGACCAACCGATTGTTGAATCTTgggatgatgattttagaGATGATGGTGAAGAAGCGTTGTTAGAGTCTTGGGATGCTgaggaaaaagaagttaGTAAGCCTAAAAAGAAGGCGGTAACTGTTAATAAGGAGCGAAAGTCTGTAGACAAGGTTTTGTTGGATATAGACACTCTTGATGAGAAGACCCGTAAGGAGTTATTAAGGAAGGCCGAGCTGGATTCCGATTTGAATAATGCTGCAGACTTATTTGGAGGGCTTGGAGTTGCGGAAGAGCATCCTCGGGCACGGGCTCTGCGTAAAGAGCAAGATTTGGAGGAATCATTGAGTAAGCCAGCAGGTTTTACGAAACAGACTCCTTTTGAAACACACCCACTTTTTGTTGAGTTAGAGACGAAGGCCGATTATCAAGAGTTGAGGAAGGCTTTGTCTAGTGCTATTACGGGAGTGGCAAAGAAGTCTCAGTTGAATTATTCAAGTGCATTGGCCATAGATTTGATCAGGGATGTCGCTAAGCCATTGTCGATTGAGTCCATTAAGCAGAGTGTGGCTACTTTGAACTTGTTGATcagagagaaagaaaaacaagaaagGCAGGCTCGGTTGTCTAAAGTTAAAGGTGGGACTGCTACTGGAGGTGCAGGTAAGAAGAAAGCTAAGACAGCTAGACCCAATTTAGGTGGCGCATTTAAGAAGGATCAGGAATTTGCTCTAGACAATGCTGATTACGGTGATTTCGATGATGGCGACTTTATGTAA
- the PAR32 gene encoding Par32p (similar to Ashbya gossypii ADR291C) yields MTGEHKVITGRGGAGNVAILKEAPSPKLVPQGSQTPVLLQPVYSTGRGGVGNMRQNVDPKLTRKAQDVDGDNGVQNNEDVISSGSLTKIKSMQSERTGGSGTPKSYSIGRGGAGNILSPSNSMRKKDSKRPDMFAKLKKKLFG; encoded by the coding sequence ATGACTGGTGAACACAAAGTTATAACTGGACGTGGTGGGGCAGGAAATGTGGCTATCCTGAAAGAAGCACCTTCTCCGAAACTCGTACCACAGGGATCGCAAACACCAGTACTATTGCAACCAGTCTATTCTACTGGAAGAGGCGGAGTGGGGAATATGCGGCAGAATGTGGATCCCAAGTTGACCAGGAAAGCTCAAGATGTTGATGGGGACAATGGAGTGCAGAATAATGAGGATGTAATCAGTTCCGGTTCGCTAACCAAGATTAAGTCTATGCAATCAGAGAGGACAGGGGGTAGTGGTACTCCAAAGTCATATTCTATCGGTCGCGGTGGAGCAGGTAATATCTTAAGTCCTTCTAATTCAATGCGTAAGAAGGATAGTAAGAGGCCGGACATGTTTGcgaagttgaagaagaagcttttTGGTTAA